From the Lusitaniella coriacea LEGE 07157 genome, one window contains:
- a CDS encoding helix-turn-helix domain-containing protein — protein sequence MELTQTSLSPLVKRAEAQLLESEAYQSAIAQLQNLTDDAVETVRGLVTAVAQEAMHLVCQQMSASSQTPVAKPSQSHSSTEKSPIDSNPTPGESDRQVQFCRIGQTLREKRLSRSISVRQLNATTLVPIYQIQAIEAGEIEKLPENIYLQGFIRQLGNALGLDGVALAASLPQPETSVIPSWYRQPPTATMLQFKPVHLYLGYTALMAGAIGGMSWMSGHHARTVSVEPQDATPQRLVASETDRAIEVQKQTSPATAGIAPPETMNP from the coding sequence ATGGAACTGACTCAAACCTCACTCTCGCCTCTTGTGAAGCGAGCTGAAGCGCAACTCCTAGAAAGCGAGGCTTACCAAAGCGCGATCGCGCAACTACAGAACCTAACTGACGATGCAGTGGAAACCGTTCGAGGGTTAGTCACTGCGGTTGCTCAAGAAGCAATGCACTTAGTCTGCCAACAGATGAGCGCGTCTTCCCAAACCCCAGTTGCTAAACCATCGCAATCCCATTCTTCAACGGAAAAATCCCCTATTGACTCTAACCCAACCCCTGGCGAATCAGACAGACAAGTGCAATTTTGCCGCATTGGTCAAACCCTTCGCGAAAAACGCCTTTCCCGTTCGATTTCAGTACGACAACTTAACGCAACAACCTTGGTTCCCATCTATCAAATTCAAGCTATCGAAGCGGGGGAAATAGAGAAATTGCCGGAAAACATCTACCTACAAGGGTTTATTCGTCAGTTGGGAAATGCCCTAGGGTTAGATGGCGTTGCTCTCGCCGCATCCTTGCCCCAACCAGAAACCTCGGTGATTCCTTCCTGGTATCGGCAACCCCCTACTGCCACAATGCTGCAATTCAAACCCGTTCACCTTTACCTCGGTTATACGGCGTTGATGGCTGGGGCAATTGGTGGAATGTCTTGGATGTCGGGACACCACGCCCGTACTGTGAGCGTGGAACCCCAGGATGCGACACCTCAACGTTTGGTGGCTTCAGAAACGGATCGCGCGATCGAAGTCCAAAAACAAACGTCACCCGCAACGGCGGGAATTGCTCCCCCAGAAACCATGAACCCTTAA
- a CDS encoding sensor histidine kinase, whose product MSKIFDHNAKADILIVDDTPANIRLLSVFLEDRGYNVRKAINGNMALTAVKMIPPDLILLDINLPEMNGYEICTRIKSDEQTATVPIIFLSALDDTLDKVKAFQVGGVDYITKPFQLEEVLARVQNQLMIQELQGQLQTRNEELKTALSELQQAQSQLIQQEKMIGLGQLAAGVAHEINNPISFISGNLAPAREYIEDLLDLIHLYQEEYPQPTKAIQNALDNIEFDFLISDLQNLMGSMERGVERIHAVILGLRIFARLGESDIKTVDIHQGLDSTILLLQHRLKQPGERPEIATIVKYGDLPKVTCYASQLNQVFLNLLNNAIDALEIATGHGESAKSSVQSIDSSLEGETSFSLVESPTIWIETETTDCDTVIIRIRDNGIGMSEKTRSRLFEPFFTTKPVGKGTGLGLSTCYQIVVDKHKGKLICNSTRGEGTEFVVEIPIFTTMT is encoded by the coding sequence ATGAGTAAAATTTTTGACCATAATGCTAAAGCCGATATTCTAATTGTTGACGACACCCCCGCCAATATTCGACTTTTATCGGTTTTCCTTGAAGATCGGGGATACAACGTGCGTAAAGCGATTAATGGGAATATGGCATTGACAGCAGTTAAAATGATTCCTCCCGATCTGATTTTGCTCGATATTAACTTGCCAGAGATGAACGGTTATGAAATTTGCACGCGAATCAAGAGCGACGAACAAACGGCGACCGTTCCAATTATCTTTTTGAGCGCTTTAGACGATACTCTCGATAAAGTCAAAGCCTTTCAAGTGGGAGGGGTAGATTATATTACGAAACCCTTTCAATTGGAGGAAGTTTTAGCCCGCGTTCAAAATCAGTTGATGATTCAGGAACTTCAAGGTCAGCTTCAAACGCGCAACGAGGAATTAAAAACCGCTTTGAGCGAGCTTCAACAGGCTCAATCACAATTGATTCAGCAGGAAAAAATGATTGGCTTAGGGCAATTGGCGGCGGGAGTGGCGCACGAAATTAATAATCCTATCAGTTTTATTTCGGGGAATTTGGCTCCAGCACGGGAGTATATAGAGGATTTACTCGATTTAATTCATCTTTATCAGGAGGAGTATCCCCAGCCGACCAAAGCGATTCAAAATGCCCTCGACAACATTGAATTTGATTTTCTGATCTCGGATCTACAAAACTTGATGGGATCGATGGAGCGAGGTGTAGAGCGCATCCATGCAGTTATTTTGGGTTTGCGCATTTTTGCCCGCTTGGGGGAGTCAGATATTAAAACTGTTGATATTCACCAGGGACTCGACAGTACGATTTTATTGTTGCAGCACCGCCTCAAACAACCGGGGGAACGCCCGGAGATTGCAACGATCGTCAAGTATGGAGATTTGCCTAAAGTAACGTGTTACGCGAGTCAGCTTAACCAGGTGTTTTTAAATTTATTAAATAATGCAATTGACGCGCTAGAAATTGCCACAGGACATGGGGAATCTGCTAAAAGTTCGGTACAATCGATTGACTCTTCCCTGGAGGGAGAGACTTCATTCTCTTTGGTTGAATCTCCGACAATTTGGATTGAGACGGAGACGACGGATTGCGATACGGTGATTATCCGAATTCGAGATAATGGGATTGGGATGAGTGAAAAAACGCGATCGCGCCTCTTTGAACCATTTTTCACCACAAAACCCGTCGGTAAAGGAACGGGGTTGGGTCTGTCTACCTGCTATCAAATTGTTGTGGATAAGCACAAAGGAAAGCTAATATGTAATTCAACAAGAGGAGAGGGAACTGAGTTCGTGGTGGAAATTCCAATTTTCACCACAATGACTTAA
- a CDS encoding trypsin-like serine protease: protein MNSLKTVSTDVLGSFSAVAAIATTALLGTPIAAESAILGSEIDLKPLIAVGNPDASPSDSPANRIDPNTLSSPFTGVGGIALFSPDRGTFICTGTPITRTHILSAGHCLDALDGDGSIDFSPEDVAFVLNYGSDLSHVIAASQLDIHPGFEGFENSIANDLALITLSSELPESVPIYPLHPNPLRPGDLLVFAGYGMTGTGTDGFQTDASFKVKRVGANLVEEASVLSPLFPGIEEMFLFDFDDPFGTPTPLDAANRLLGLPTTLSLGNEIEATLGPGDSGGPSFVFDGESLFLAGVNTFGLGFPDLLGVPGTGQGFFGSGAGGVRIDSPNKRSWIETVIGSTTRGEGGGKITESLLMRNLIAKGFGQEEGGGNSTGVPEPHSILGLCAIALVFSQKRRRHS from the coding sequence ATGAATTCGCTCAAAACAGTTTCAACTGACGTTCTTGGCTCGTTTTCTGCGGTTGCCGCGATCGCGACGACAGCATTACTAGGAACCCCAATCGCCGCAGAGTCAGCCATCTTGGGGAGCGAAATCGACCTAAAACCCCTGATTGCTGTAGGGAATCCCGACGCTTCCCCTTCGGATTCTCCCGCGAACCGCATAGACCCGAACACACTCTCTTCACCCTTTACTGGGGTTGGCGGTATTGCCCTATTTTCACCCGATAGGGGAACGTTTATTTGTACGGGAACCCCCATCACCCGAACCCATATTCTCTCGGCAGGTCATTGTCTCGATGCTCTTGATGGAGATGGTTCGATCGACTTCTCCCCCGAAGATGTTGCTTTTGTTCTCAATTACGGCAGCGATCTGTCCCATGTGATTGCCGCCAGTCAGCTTGATATTCATCCCGGCTTTGAGGGATTTGAAAATAGTATTGCTAATGACTTAGCGCTGATTACCCTCAGCAGCGAACTCCCCGAAAGCGTTCCCATCTATCCCCTCCACCCCAACCCTCTCCGTCCTGGGGATTTACTGGTTTTTGCGGGTTATGGAATGACAGGAACCGGAACCGATGGATTTCAAACCGATGCGAGTTTTAAGGTGAAGCGAGTTGGGGCAAATTTGGTGGAAGAGGCAAGCGTTTTGTCCCCTTTATTCCCCGGTATTGAAGAGATGTTCTTGTTTGATTTTGACGATCCCTTTGGTACGCCAACACCGTTAGATGCAGCAAATCGTTTGTTGGGATTGCCGACAACCCTCAGTTTGGGGAACGAGATTGAAGCGACGTTGGGACCGGGAGATTCGGGGGGACCGAGTTTTGTTTTTGATGGGGAGTCTTTGTTTTTGGCAGGCGTGAATACGTTTGGCTTGGGTTTTCCCGATCTTTTGGGCGTTCCGGGAACCGGACAGGGCTTTTTTGGCAGTGGCGCGGGTGGCGTTCGGATTGATTCTCCCAATAAACGCAGTTGGATTGAAACGGTTATTGGTTCGACGACAAGGGGAGAGGGGGGAGGAAAGATTACGGAATCGTTGTTAATGCGTAATTTGATTGCGAAGGGGTTTGGACAGGAAGAAGGAGGGGGCAATTCAACGGGGGTTCCAGAACCTCATTCTATTTTAGGGTTGTGCGCGATCGCGCTAGTCTTTTCTCAAAAACGGCGCAGACACAGCTAA
- the cbiD gene encoding cobalt-precorrin-5B (C(1))-methyltransferase CbiD, which yields MQPRSGYTLPVFACAAAIAALKFLQHKHPITTVSLDLIEPPQTVEIPIEQVAKLEENKALAIARSDPGDNLDITRNTPIWALVERTHNPEQIEIRGGEGIGRQTNRTGQAAIYRYAQQLLQTNLERELQPNESIAVTIILPEGKKLAERTSNAAFGVVEGLSLLGTTGIAQPLSAPGQLEAYREELIEKAAQFKDLVFCIGENGLDLARGWGISEAQLVKTANWLGPLFVTAGEAGVESILLVGYHGKLIKLAGGIFHTHHHLADGRLDILTAHCANLGVSGEMIREVFACSTAEAALQILRQCDAFLVTKVYRAIAKTIDRRTQTYIRKHSQRNVQVGSILFGRDREIIVKSTHGSTLFSKLCYHTLNN from the coding sequence ATGCAACCTCGTTCTGGTTATACGTTACCGGTTTTTGCTTGCGCTGCCGCGATCGCGGCACTCAAATTTTTACAGCACAAACACCCCATTACAACGGTTTCTCTCGATTTAATCGAACCGCCTCAAACCGTTGAGATTCCTATCGAACAGGTGGCGAAGTTAGAAGAAAATAAAGCCCTCGCGATCGCGCGCAGCGATCCGGGAGACAATTTAGATATTACTCGCAACACCCCAATTTGGGCGCTGGTGGAACGGACGCACAACCCCGAACAAATTGAAATTCGCGGCGGCGAGGGCATTGGACGGCAAACGAACCGCACCGGACAAGCGGCAATTTACCGCTACGCCCAACAGTTATTACAAACAAACCTTGAGCGCGAGTTGCAACCCAATGAATCCATCGCCGTAACCATCATCCTCCCGGAAGGCAAAAAACTGGCAGAACGCACGTCTAATGCAGCATTTGGAGTGGTGGAAGGCTTATCCTTACTCGGAACCACCGGAATCGCGCAACCCCTCAGCGCGCCGGGACAGCTTGAAGCTTATCGCGAGGAACTCATTGAAAAAGCCGCACAATTTAAGGATTTGGTCTTTTGTATCGGCGAAAATGGCTTGGATTTGGCACGGGGATGGGGTATTTCTGAGGCACAACTGGTTAAAACGGCAAATTGGCTTGGACCCTTATTCGTCACTGCGGGGGAAGCGGGAGTCGAGTCGATTCTATTGGTGGGGTATCACGGAAAACTCATTAAACTTGCAGGGGGAATTTTCCACACCCATCACCACCTCGCCGATGGGCGCTTAGACATTTTAACCGCTCACTGTGCAAACTTAGGGGTATCCGGCGAGATGATCCGAGAAGTGTTTGCCTGTTCTACCGCCGAAGCTGCGCTGCAAATTCTGCGACAGTGCGATGCATTCCTGGTGACAAAAGTTTATCGCGCGATCGCGAAAACTATCGATCGACGCACCCAAACCTATATTCGCAAACATAGTCAACGTAACGTACAGGTGGGTTCGATTCTTTTTGGGCGCGATCGCGAAATTATAGTTAAAAGCACTCACGGTTCAACACTCTTCTCGAAACTGTGTTATCATACTTTGAATAACTAA